In Campylobacter sp. RM16187, the DNA window TTTCTTTTGCTTTAGTTTGCGCCTTATCCATAAAATATAAAGCAACAGTGGTTAATAGCCCGCCACACATTGCACTAAGTGTTACGGCTATTGCATCACCAACTGTTTGATCCCCAAAAGGCAAAGGGAAACTCATAATCGGAGTAAGAATAGGTACTGACAATAAAAGTTTTTCTATGCCTTCCGTTAGCCCAAGAGATAAAGCACCGATTAGCCCGGCCGTTAAAACTTTAAGAGCTTGATAGTTTATTTCATCTTTCGGCATATCGGCTGGTGGATTTGCTAAGATTTTAATAGCTTGAACTAGCGAGACAACTCCTGCACGTATTATTGCTACAAATCTTTTAAGCGTAGTCGCAAATAAATTTATAGCAAATACTACGATATTTGATAAAAAGGCAGTAATACCAGCCTCAATTGAACCCGCAAATATGTCTTTATATTTTGATTTCAATTCGACTAAAATGTTACTTGCTCTATCTTTAAAGCGACTAAATATTTCTTTTAAAGTTTCGTTTCCTCTTTTTTCTAAAGTCAAGCGAAGTTCTATCATAATTCCTTGCATCAAATCTTTCAATATAACACCGAGAGCTGAGTAAGCTGCCATTTTAATTGCATCTTTTCCACCTGTTTGTAAAAGCTCTTTTGAATTTTTCTTTAAAGCTTCGATTGTTCTTTTTTTGTTTTCATTTCTTTTCGCATTATTATATTTTTGTGTTGCTACCCCCTTATCCACTTTTGAGGTATACTCGCTATTACCATCTTCAAGCCATTCCTTTAAATTGCTATCTCTCTTTGAGCGATTAACGCCACGATCGGCATAAATTAGATTCTTATCGCTTGATGCTATTTCTGCTCTTTGTTCCACGCTAAGATAGAGATGATTTGAAGCATTCGACTCTATTTCTTTGACGGATACTATATGCTCTACGTCAGTGTATGATTTTGGTATTTTTTTGCCAGTATATCCATCTACTACAATCTGCTCCGTATTATCAAGCATCGCCTTATAATTCTTGTGCTTATCATAGTGCCGGCTACGATATTTTTGCCAATCCTCGCCTTTTAGCTCCTGTACTTTTTTAAATTCTTGATATTTACTTGCGTCTGATTGATTTGAAGTTATGCCTTTCTCAAAATTATGAGTCGTAGTTACACTACCTCCGTCACGAGCATCTATAAATAAGCTAGCCAACCCAAATTGTGAGGTAATAGTATCTAAAACATTGTCCTTGCACAATTCGAGAAGCGTTATGGTTTGTTCTTTTGGCAATTTGGATTTTAATTCCTCAAACTCGCTCAAGGCATTTTCAAGATGCTCATTTAGTTGTATTTGGTGTGCCCTAAATTCCGAGTTTTTATCTAAGATTTCAAATTCATTTTCTATTGATTTTAAATTAATATTTAGATAGTTAACACTGCTTATATCTGACGTATTATTGTTTATTTTAATTTGATCTTCCATGCCTTCTCCTTTTTTGAGATTTTGCTATTTTAGCCTATTTTAAACAAAAACCGACTTAATTCAAGTCGTCCGAATTTGCCTTTTTATAAGCCCTTTTTACGCCCTCTTTCACCGCTGGCAAATAAAGATTCAACGCTAAAAATTTAATGATTTTATACATAGCGTAGCCAAACGATAAATCTAAAACCGTTCTCCACATTTTAGCTCCTTATCCTAGTTTAATTTTTAGCCTTTGAAAGGCTCTTTTGGCTTGCTCGTTTATCTCTTCGCCGTTACTTGTTAAAGTTGTGCAAGAAATAGCGTTTACTACTAGATTATTTAAATTTATAAGCTCTGATAAAAACTGCATTTGAGTATCGTTTAACGAGCTAAAATCGTCGTTTAACGATACTATCTCGTTAATAGTTGTAAAATTAACAAGCTTGTTTGCTTGTGATAAAAGATAAGTAAACTCTCTCAGAAGCTGCAAATTTTCATCGGTTGTATTAAAATTTGAGTAATCATCTTTTATCGGCGTCATTCTAAGCAGAGATATATTTGGCTTTATGTTTCTTATCTCGGCAAGCGCTGTTTGAAGCTCAAAAAATATCTCAAAACTTTTGCTTTTCATGGATTCAAACGCATAAAATACCTCTCTAGTCTCACCAGAAAAATCAGCCTCGATATCCTCCTCAAAGCCTCTTTTTACGCTCTTTTTTACAAAACTTACCGTATCGTCTAATATATCGAAAAATCTTTGCCTATTCGTATAGCTTTGCAAATACTTTTTAACTCCATAAACTCCTGCCCCCAGAGCAGCTACAAATATAATTTTATTCATAAATTTTCTCCTTAAAAAATTTTTTATCGTAATACCTTTTATATACTCCCGCCGCATCTTTAAAAATCGTTGCTATTTCTTTCATTCGCGTGGCGGATCTTAGCTCTCTTAACGCCTTAACTAAAACATTGTTTAGTTCAACTAGCTTGATGATTATCTCCTGTTGTTCTGTATCAAATTTACAGTAATCTCTTGGCTTTTGTTCCGCTGTATCAAGCTTGGAAATGTTGTTTTCTATCATGCGCTCCAATGCATAATCTATCATTAAATTTAGATCGCACAAAATCTGCAGATCCTCTTTGGAGTCTATAAATATATAGAAAAATTTGCTAAAATTTTTGGCATCGGAGTCTTTAAATCTCAAGATCTTTTCGCCGCTGATAGACGAGTAAGCGGATTTTAGATCCGGCAAATTTTCTACGTTTGATAGTTTTTCTTGCAAACTTCCCAATGACACAAAAAGACGATGAATCATTTCGTTAAATTTATGACTTTTTTCCACTACTCTAGCTTCTAAAAAAATATCACCCTCAAGGCACACCAAGTTGGCTATGTCTGTTTCATTTGTATCAAGGTTGTCCATTTTGATATTGTTTTGCGTTTTGCTACTTGGCGATGTGCGCATTTCAAATTTGTCAAGATATTTTTTGAGTCCGTATCCAGTAGCCGCCAACGCCACGCCTCCTATGATGTACTTTAGCATTTTTGCTCCTTTGATTTAAATTATGATGGAAATTTAGCATAAGGTGGCGACAGGTTGTGTCGCACAAGTAGTATCTGAGCAATTAACCCATTCCCATATCGCCGCCGACCCCGATATCTTTAATCTCTCTCCTTTTTATCTTATTTACGTCTATCTTCGTATCTTCAGGAATACGGCTTAGTACATATCTTCTAGCGACTTCTTCAAATTCTCTAGTTGCGTTTTGTATTTCTCTTGTAAAAACGTCTGACTTTCTGACTCTTTCTGCAAGTTTGTTAATTGTATTTGCACATTCTCTAATTCTTGAGATAAAGAGTTTGTATTGTTTGTTAATTGCATTTGCAATTTGGCTAATTCGTCGTTTAACGAGTCGTATTCCGTCGATAGTTGCTTTAATAGCATTATCCAATCTTGCTCTTTCTTCTCTTTTTCTTTTAATTGCGTTAACAATAGCTGCTCCAGTAAAGTCATTGTCGAATACCCTTTCATTAAAAATAGTGTGCTTATGATTTATTGCTCGCCATCTATATTCTGCTTTATATACATCTTCATATTCTGATTTTCTTGGATTAAATCGTTCTTTTGTAGATATAGCCTCCATGCGTATATCGATACCAAGATCGCTGCTATCGTCAAGATCGCCGATAGTATTTTGAATGTATCTGCTTCGCTTCGGCACTCTGCCAACCTGTATTTCAAGCCATTGAGTGCGTTTTTGTATTTGTTTGTCAAGCTCTCTTTTGAGTCTTGCAAGCTCTTGATCTCGCCTTGAGAGGTTTTGTTTGAATTTGATAATTCTAAAATCTCTTGATTCTTTTGATTTAAGATAGTCTGCAAATATAAAACTTCGTCCTGAAGCGTCGATATTCGTTTGTTCATCTGCTCTATTTCTAAATTCCGTTGCTCTTGTTTTAGCTTTACCTCGGAGTTGCTCCAAGCTCTCAAAGTCTCTAAATTCTTCACTAAACATATCTCCTTTAAATCTTTTTGCTTTTTTGCTATTTGGTAATTTGACCGATATATAGTCTTTGCCGATTCTAGTTATATCTATGTCGCTACTTTTTAAAGCATTCAAGATGTCGTCTCTGCAAGTAAATTCTTGATTTATAAATTTATCGGTCAATATTTTTTCTAACTCGATGTAGTCTTTGATGGCACCAATCTCTTTTCTTGAGCCTTGAAGCATATGAGCTTTGGCGGGGTCTTTTGGATCGGTAAACCCGAATTTTAAATTTACGTAGTTTTGCCAGGTATCGATTAGCGGCCTATCTACCTTATCGTAATATGGATTGAAGGCCATGCTACTTTCTATATCGATTTTAGGGATAGCGAAATTTAACTCAAGCCGACCCTTGTCCACATGCTGCACCCAAAGGATGTTGAATCTCTCTTTGTATCTTCCGAGTAGCAATGTCTCAAATTCGTCTATTATTTTTCGTTTGGTATCTAAATCAATGTCAGATTCCTCAAAACTCAAACAACCTATACAGAGTTTTTGTTTTTTAGTTATGTTGGATACTATCTGCCTGGTAACCGCTTCGCTACCTTTTAAAACAAACGCCGTTTTATCTTTTATTCGATGGTTTAAGAGATAGTTGATGCCAGCGATACTACCGCCGTTTTTATTTTTAAAGAATTTTACTAGCATACTTAACCTCTTAGATTTGCTTTCATCGTATTAAGTCGTCTAATTTTTTATTGACATCAATTATTTGCCTTAAAACAACACCATCTATGGCCTTGCCTATATTTACATGCTTCGCGATTTGATTTAGGTTGTTGCCTATTTTTACCACCTGAACTACTAAACTTTGATCAAATTTATGGATAGGAGGCCTGGCATTTGACATAATATGTCTAATATAGGCGGATACCTTAAGACCAGCTAAAGACGCATTGAGCTCAAGTTTTTCTTTTTCGCTGTCACTAAAGCGAACAGATACTTTATGGGGAAACTTTCTATGATTCACAATAGTGCCTCCTTGCTTTCAACGGTATGTTTTTCAAACCACCGATCCAGCTTGTATCTATCATATCTTATTATTCTATTTATCTTCACATGCGGGATTATCCCCCTCATACGATATTGCGCCTGGGTATTTACGGCTATCCCATATTCTTCCGCAACATCTTTTGGGCTCAACCAACGTTTTATAATATTATCATTCATAAAATACTCCTTATATTTTTGGGATGATAATATAAAAAATATCGGCAGAAAAGTTACAAAAACGATTAATAAAAATAGAAAATTTGTAATTTTTTAAAAAACTATTATAGGATTAAAATTTTCATAATTATCCAATGTATGCTTTATGCTCTCATCTATGCTTACAAGAAAAGTATTTCTAGAAATTTTTGTGTCCAGCTTCATGTTTCGAAAGCTATTTATTTGTGATAAATTTTTATTTACGAGTTTCTTGTATTTATTATATGTCCTACTCAAATACATTTTGTCTATTTCTGTACAAATTCCATATTCTTGCAAATTTAATATAGAATCTACAAATTTTTTGTAGTCTTTATTGGTATCATATAAAATATCATTGGTTTTTGTTAAAATATAAAA includes these proteins:
- a CDS encoding relaxase/mobilization nuclease domain-containing protein — encoded protein: MLVKFFKNKNGGSIAGINYLLNHRIKDKTAFVLKGSEAVTRQIVSNITKKQKLCIGCLSFEESDIDLDTKRKIIDEFETLLLGRYKERFNILWVQHVDKGRLELNFAIPKIDIESSMAFNPYYDKVDRPLIDTWQNYVNLKFGFTDPKDPAKAHMLQGSRKEIGAIKDYIELEKILTDKFINQEFTCRDDILNALKSSDIDITRIGKDYISVKLPNSKKAKRFKGDMFSEEFRDFESLEQLRGKAKTRATEFRNRADEQTNIDASGRSFIFADYLKSKESRDFRIIKFKQNLSRRDQELARLKRELDKQIQKRTQWLEIQVGRVPKRSRYIQNTIGDLDDSSDLGIDIRMEAISTKERFNPRKSEYEDVYKAEYRWRAINHKHTIFNERVFDNDFTGAAIVNAIKRKREERARLDNAIKATIDGIRLVKRRISQIANAINKQYKLFISRIRECANTINKLAERVRKSDVFTREIQNATREFEEVARRYVLSRIPEDTKIDVNKIKRREIKDIGVGGDMGMG
- a CDS encoding MobC family plasmid mobilization relaxosome protein — protein: MNHRKFPHKVSVRFSDSEKEKLELNASLAGLKVSAYIRHIMSNARPPIHKFDQSLVVQVVKIGNNLNQIAKHVNIGKAIDGVVLRQIIDVNKKLDDLIR
- a CDS encoding helix-turn-helix domain-containing protein, which produces MNDNIIKRWLSPKDVAEEYGIAVNTQAQYRMRGIIPHVKINRIIRYDRYKLDRWFEKHTVESKEALL